In Panacibacter ginsenosidivorans, the following proteins share a genomic window:
- a CDS encoding OsmC family protein has product MKRHATAVWNGSGKEGHGTVTTQSGVLKDNQYSFNSRFAEGIGTNPEELVAAAHAGCFAMKLSFVLGAAGFTPDSLEATATINLDPAQGAITASHIVLKAKVPGISKEKFDECSADAKANCPISKLLNAEITLDAELL; this is encoded by the coding sequence ATGAAAAGACACGCAACAGCCGTATGGAACGGCTCAGGAAAAGAAGGCCACGGCACCGTAACTACGCAAAGCGGTGTATTGAAAGATAACCAGTATTCATTCAACTCAAGATTTGCGGAAGGCATTGGTACCAACCCGGAAGAATTGGTTGCCGCTGCACATGCAGGCTGCTTTGCTATGAAGTTGAGTTTTGTATTAGGAGCTGCAGGTTTTACACCTGATTCGCTGGAAGCAACAGCCACTATTAATTTAGATCCTGCACAAGGTGCAATTACAGCTTCTCATATTGTTTTAAAAGCAAAAGTGCCGGGTATAAGCAAAGAAAAATTTGACGAATGCTCTGCAGATGCAAAAGCAAATTGCCCCATCAGCAAACTGCTGAATGCTGAAATAACTTTAGACGCAGAATTGCTGTAA
- a CDS encoding 2-hydroxyacid dehydrogenase has protein sequence MQKDPNGIKIFVSNTIPDLGIELLRKEGFDVSAWVEDVLITRDKLIAETKKCNALLSSGGAKIDEAFLNECSHLDIISNFGVGYDNIDIAAATRLGIPVGNTPGVLNDATADIAFGLMIAVSRKMFYMYKKIERGEWTHFSPKANLGIELKNKTLGVFGLGRIGIEMAKRCKGAYNMNIIYCNRKPNKEAEKLLDAKYVSFDELLAQSDVLSVHSAFTEEVRDIFNKDTFSKMKPTSIFINTSRGGVHNEEDLIEALNTKKIWGAGLDVTNPEPMQKDNPLLQMENVAVLPHIGSATVEARDGMSRLAAENIIGLYKNGKVPNLVNPDVMKKL, from the coding sequence ATGCAAAAAGATCCAAATGGAATAAAAATATTTGTAAGTAACACCATCCCTGATTTAGGTATTGAACTGTTGCGAAAGGAAGGGTTTGATGTATCGGCATGGGTAGAAGATGTTTTAATAACAAGAGATAAATTGATAGCTGAAACAAAAAAGTGCAATGCGTTGTTAAGTTCGGGTGGTGCTAAAATAGACGAAGCATTTCTTAATGAATGCAGCCATCTCGATATTATTTCCAACTTCGGTGTAGGGTATGATAATATTGATATTGCAGCAGCAACACGTTTAGGCATTCCTGTTGGCAATACACCGGGTGTATTAAATGATGCGACTGCGGATATAGCTTTTGGATTAATGATAGCCGTATCAAGAAAAATGTTTTACATGTATAAAAAGATTGAGAGAGGAGAATGGACGCATTTTAGTCCTAAAGCTAATTTGGGGATAGAACTCAAAAATAAAACACTTGGTGTTTTTGGTTTAGGCAGAATTGGAATTGAAATGGCAAAACGCTGTAAAGGTGCATACAACATGAATATTATTTATTGTAACCGTAAACCAAATAAAGAAGCTGAAAAATTATTAGATGCAAAGTATGTGAGCTTTGATGAGCTGCTTGCACAAAGTGATGTGCTGTCTGTGCATAGCGCTTTTACAGAAGAAGTAAGAGATATCTTCAATAAAGATACTTTTAGTAAAATGAAACCGACATCCATCTTCATTAATACATCAAGAGGTGGTGTACATAATGAAGAAGATTTGATTGAAGCATTGAATACAAAAAAAATATGGGGTGCAGGTTTAGATGTTACTAACCCTGAACCAATGCAGAAAGATAATCCTTTACTGCAAATGGAAAATGTTGCGGTACTACCTCATATTGGTTCTGCAACTGTTGAAGCAAGAGACGGTATGTCAAGATTGGCTGCTGAAAATATTATTGGTCTTTATAAAAACGGTAAGGTGCCCAATTTGGTAAATCCGGATGTGATGAAGAAATTATAA
- a CDS encoding Dps family protein, which produces MKANVGLSEKNSQAIAEKLNTILADEFLLSLKTRNYHWNVEGSNFMEMHKFYEGIYDELDEVIDEVAERIRSIGHYSQGRMADFMKTTNLQEQPYTNDQGKQLKDLLDDHETIIRYLRKDIDLMQDKYKDAGNADFLTGLMEKHEKWAWFIRSYLK; this is translated from the coding sequence ATGAAAGCAAATGTTGGTCTTTCAGAAAAGAACAGCCAGGCTATTGCAGAAAAACTAAATACAATACTGGCAGATGAATTTTTACTTTCTCTTAAAACACGCAATTATCACTGGAATGTTGAAGGAAGTAATTTTATGGAGATGCATAAATTTTATGAGGGCATCTACGATGAACTGGATGAAGTAATTGATGAAGTGGCCGAACGAATAAGATCCATTGGGCATTATTCACAGGGCAGGATGGCTGACTTTATGAAAACAACCAACCTGCAGGAACAACCTTATACCAATGACCAGGGAAAGCAATTAAAAGATCTGTTGGATGATCATGAAACCATCATTCGTTATTTGAGAAAAGATATTGACCTGATGCAGGATAAATATAAAGATGCGGGGAATGCAGATTTTCTTACCGGGCTAATGGAGAAGCATGAAAAATGGGCATGGTTTATAAGAAGCTATTTAAAATAA
- a CDS encoding GNAT family N-acetyltransferase, translating to MFMEFSIHKATAEDASIIATLFDAYRMFYQQPSDIKGATEFITERLQQNESVIFIAFINNVAVGFTQLYPIFTSVGMQRTWLLNDLYIDSSARGKGIASALLDAAKDFGRSTNSKWLMLQTGITNAAAQSLYEKNGWHKETDLFYSINL from the coding sequence ATGTTTATGGAGTTTAGCATACATAAAGCCACCGCAGAAGATGCAAGTATTATTGCAACACTGTTTGATGCATACAGGATGTTTTACCAGCAACCTTCTGATATAAAAGGAGCAACAGAATTTATTACAGAAAGGTTACAGCAAAACGAGAGTGTAATATTTATTGCATTCATCAATAATGTTGCAGTTGGATTTACACAGTTGTATCCAATTTTTACATCTGTGGGTATGCAACGTACCTGGTTGCTGAATGATCTTTATATAGATTCATCTGCAAGAGGAAAAGGTATAGCAAGTGCATTACTTGATGCTGCAAAAGATTTTGGCAGAAGTACAAACAGTAAATGGCTCATGTTGCAAACAGGTATCACAAACGCTGCAGCACAGTCACTCTACGAAAAGAATGGCTGGCATAAAGAAACCGATCTTTTTTACAGCATTAATTTATAA
- a CDS encoding gamma-glutamyltransferase family protein, which translates to MKCFIIFVFTFHLSLFTFCQQTQKPPLHGKNWMAITGKPLAAEAGAMTFQKGGNAVDAACAMLAATCTMWDVLSWGGETQALIYNPKAGKVIAIDGLGVAPSGATVDFFKNKGMNFPPEYGPLAAVTPGTPGGLCYMLAEYGTMSLKEVLAPAMQLAAGYPIEAQTANSMERGKKMIKQWPYSTSVFLPHEGQEREAPEAGEIFVQKDLLETLTKMVDAEQQALKQKKTRKEAIYAAMERFYKGDIAKEFVRGAQEQGGLITMEDLAKWKPIEEEPLHVNYKGIDVYKLQQWSQGPSMLQALNILENFDLKSMGYNSSRYINTLYQTMSLAFADRDFYYGDPYFPPAEPMKGLLDKAYAKQRAALINPDKNDPDIGPGDPYPFEGKTNPYLNILKQRGFNVDTDNKTNPGATPSHDATSFVNDSAYMDRLWRGTTSVEAADKDGWVVSVTPSGGWLPACIAGHTGVGMSQRLQSFVLDSTLDPFNVIEPGKKPRVTLTPTLAMKDGKPFMAFAVQGGDTQDQNLLQCFLNVVEFGMTIQEAVEAANINTDQLWLSLGGEQVKDRQPHPGSILINSNTPDYVRRELIKMGYKLTFDDRTSGPINAIYFDWKHGSFWGGSSNHGEDYGIGW; encoded by the coding sequence ATGAAATGCTTTATAATTTTTGTATTCACTTTTCACCTTTCACTTTTCACTTTCTGTCAGCAAACACAAAAGCCACCATTACACGGCAAAAACTGGATGGCAATAACCGGCAAACCATTAGCTGCTGAAGCCGGTGCGATGACCTTTCAAAAAGGCGGAAACGCTGTAGATGCAGCGTGTGCAATGCTTGCAGCTACCTGCACTATGTGGGATGTATTGAGTTGGGGTGGAGAAACACAGGCGTTGATCTATAATCCAAAAGCAGGAAAAGTAATTGCGATAGATGGCCTGGGTGTTGCACCATCAGGTGCAACTGTTGACTTCTTTAAAAACAAAGGCATGAATTTTCCTCCGGAATATGGGCCACTTGCAGCAGTAACACCGGGTACTCCGGGTGGTTTGTGTTACATGCTGGCAGAATATGGCACCATGAGTTTGAAGGAAGTGTTGGCGCCTGCCATGCAACTGGCTGCAGGCTATCCGATAGAAGCGCAAACAGCCAACAGTATGGAGCGGGGAAAGAAAATGATCAAACAATGGCCTTATAGTACATCCGTTTTTTTACCACATGAAGGGCAGGAAAGAGAAGCACCGGAAGCAGGTGAAATATTTGTACAGAAAGACCTGTTGGAAACATTAACCAAAATGGTTGATGCAGAGCAACAGGCATTGAAACAAAAGAAGACACGAAAAGAAGCGATCTATGCAGCGATGGAGCGTTTTTATAAAGGAGATATTGCAAAAGAATTTGTACGCGGCGCACAGGAACAGGGAGGTTTGATAACTATGGAAGATCTTGCTAAATGGAAACCAATTGAAGAAGAACCACTACATGTAAATTATAAGGGTATTGATGTATATAAGTTGCAGCAATGGAGCCAGGGGCCAAGTATGTTGCAAGCGTTGAATATACTGGAGAATTTTGATCTGAAGAGTATGGGCTATAATTCATCGCGCTACATTAATACCTTGTATCAAACAATGAGCCTTGCATTTGCTGACAGGGATTTTTATTATGGCGATCCGTATTTTCCACCCGCAGAACCAATGAAAGGTTTACTTGATAAAGCGTATGCAAAACAAAGAGCGGCATTAATAAATCCTGATAAGAATGATCCTGATATTGGTCCCGGTGATCCGTATCCTTTTGAAGGAAAAACAAATCCTTATCTCAATATTTTAAAACAGAGAGGCTTCAATGTTGATACTGATAACAAAACAAATCCCGGTGCTACACCATCACATGATGCAACATCATTTGTAAATGATTCTGCTTACATGGATCGCTTATGGCGTGGCACAACTTCAGTAGAAGCAGCCGATAAAGATGGCTGGGTCGTATCTGTTACACCCAGCGGAGGTTGGCTACCTGCCTGCATTGCAGGGCATACAGGTGTTGGTATGAGCCAGCGTTTACAGAGTTTTGTTTTGGATAGCACGCTTGATCCATTCAATGTTATTGAGCCCGGAAAAAAACCGCGTGTTACATTAACACCTACACTTGCCATGAAAGATGGAAAACCTTTTATGGCATTTGCTGTGCAGGGCGGCGATACACAGGACCAAAATCTGTTGCAATGTTTCCTGAATGTTGTTGAGTTTGGAATGACGATACAGGAAGCTGTTGAAGCCGCCAACATTAATACAGACCAGTTATGGTTATCACTTGGCGGTGAGCAGGTAAAAGACCGTCAGCCACATCCCGGAAGTATTTTAATAAACAGCAACACCCCGGATTATGTAAGAAGAGAATTAATAAAGATGGGTTACAAATTAACTTTCGATGATCGCACCAGCGGACCGATCAACGCCATTTATTTTGACTGGAAACACGGCAGTTTCTGGGGCGGTTCAAGTAATCATGGAGAAGATTATGGAATAGGCTGGTGA
- a CDS encoding acyl-CoA synthetase has translation MPFTIMRDILHAITHRQYDMIPSFVVPEKFNWVRDVFEPLHVAEHPEKNMLELVHDDGTTDTVTYKEALDKSNQLLNFLRSNSVQKGDTIFVMCGLHTGLWISYLSIIKGGFIMIPVASIMSVDDVVYRFQRSTPKVVITDKDNVDKTEAAMSLYEKEIPVKILLDDVKENWHNIDAISAESNAAVAADTNADDVLFWFFTSGTTGLPKVVAHTHASYPLGHLTTAAWIGLKPDDKHYNISQPGWAKFAWSCFFAPLNIGCTVFIYAQRGRFNPSVQLKIMEQHKVTTLCCPPTVLRMLIQEPLQQYHFSFCECVSAGEPLNPEVIEAWRKGTGIIIRDGYGQTESTCMIYNLPDAVIRFGSMGKPGFLYDTVIADEDGNEKPLHEEGQIAVRMNNSFNGIFKAYIGDETRQKEVFKHGLYYTGDKAYKDEDGYIWFVGRSDDVIKSSDYRIGPFEVESILIEIEEVLESAVVGSPHALKGQEVKAFVVLNKEAGSSEELAKKIFDHCRQKMAPYKMPRIIEFVQELPKTISGKIRRVELRAMEAQSKARNEKRENEFYFGKGIKL, from the coding sequence ATGCCTTTCACCATTATGCGTGACATTCTACATGCAATTACGCATCGCCAATATGATATGATTCCATCTTTTGTTGTTCCCGAAAAATTTAACTGGGTAAGAGATGTTTTTGAACCATTGCACGTAGCAGAACATCCCGAAAAAAATATGCTCGAACTGGTGCATGATGATGGAACAACAGATACAGTTACATACAAAGAAGCATTAGATAAAAGTAACCAGTTGTTGAATTTTTTGCGTAGTAATAGTGTTCAGAAGGGCGATACAATATTCGTTATGTGCGGCCTGCACACAGGTTTATGGATCTCTTACCTAAGTATTATAAAAGGCGGGTTTATTATGATACCTGTAGCAAGTATAATGAGTGTTGATGATGTTGTGTACCGCTTTCAAAGATCAACGCCGAAAGTGGTGATAACAGATAAAGATAATGTTGATAAGACAGAAGCAGCAATGTCACTGTATGAAAAAGAGATTCCGGTTAAGATATTATTGGATGATGTAAAAGAAAACTGGCACAACATAGATGCAATAAGCGCAGAAAGCAATGCAGCTGTTGCAGCGGATACTAATGCAGATGATGTTTTATTCTGGTTCTTTACATCAGGCACTACAGGATTACCCAAGGTTGTAGCGCATACACATGCAAGCTATCCATTGGGCCATTTAACAACTGCAGCATGGATAGGTTTAAAACCGGATGATAAGCATTATAATATATCGCAACCGGGCTGGGCAAAATTTGCATGGAGTTGTTTTTTTGCGCCGTTGAATATTGGTTGTACTGTATTTATTTATGCGCAACGGGGACGATTTAATCCATCGGTTCAATTAAAAATTATGGAGCAGCATAAGGTTACTACTTTGTGTTGCCCGCCAACGGTATTGCGCATGTTGATACAGGAACCATTGCAACAATATCATTTTTCTTTTTGTGAATGTGTTAGTGCTGGCGAGCCACTTAACCCGGAAGTAATAGAAGCGTGGAGAAAAGGAACGGGTATTATAATTCGTGACGGCTACGGACAAACAGAAAGCACCTGTATGATATACAATTTGCCAGACGCTGTAATAAGATTTGGGTCAATGGGTAAGCCCGGGTTTCTTTATGACACAGTTATTGCTGATGAAGATGGTAATGAAAAGCCGTTGCATGAGGAAGGACAGATTGCGGTGCGCATGAATAATTCTTTTAATGGCATTTTCAAAGCTTACATCGGTGATGAAACAAGACAGAAAGAAGTATTTAAACATGGATTATATTACACAGGCGATAAAGCATATAAAGATGAAGATGGTTATATATGGTTTGTTGGCAGAAGTGATGATGTAATAAAGTCATCTGATTATCGCATAGGACCTTTTGAAGTAGAAAGTATTTTGATAGAAATCGAAGAAGTGCTGGAGTCGGCAGTGGTTGGCAGCCCACATGCTTTAAAGGGGCAGGAGGTAAAGGCTTTTGTTGTGCTGAATAAAGAAGCAGGAAGTAGTGAGGAACTTGCGAAAAAAATATTTGATCATTGTAGGCAAAAAATGGCGCCATACAAGATGCCACGCATCATTGAGTTTGTACAGGAATTACCCAAAACTATAAGCGGTAAAATACGAAGAGTGGAATTGCGTGCCATGGAAGCACAAAGTAAAGCGCGTAATGAAAAACGTGAAAATGAATTTTACTTTGGCAAAGGGATAAAACTATAA